The Acidobacteriota bacterium genomic interval GCCGGAGTTGTTCGGGCCGATGAACACCACCGGGCTGCCGAGCTCGATCTCGACTTCCCCGAAACGTTTGAAGTTACGTACCGTGAGTTTGGTGAGCATCAGCAGGCTGGATCACGGCGCACGCGGTGACACTCGGTCCGGCGGCCACGTCACGGCCGGAGTGTAGCGCAGCACGGCGCCAGCCGCACCGCGAGTGACGTACTATGGGGTCCGTGCCGGTGCCGGTCTGGAGACCGGCGAACCATCGTGCCGGCCTGGAGGCCGGCGCACCGGCCAGCGCACGGCATGTATTCGGTCTATACCGCGCTGCTCGTCCTGTACGCGCTGTTCCGGCTGCCGCCGATGGTCTACGCGGCGTGGCGGCGAGGCAAGCGGACGGGTGACGTCGGCCAGCGCTTCGGTCGACTGCCGGCATCGGTGAACCCGGACGGGAGGCCCGCCATCTGGATCCACGCGGTGTCGGTGGGCGAGACGCTGGCGGCGCGGCCACTGGCGCGCGCGTTCCGCTGCGCCTACCCGTCGCACCGGCTGATTCTCTCCACGACGACGGTGACCGGCCAGGCCGTGGCCCAACGCTTCGCGGGGGACGGCGAGGTGGATGCGGTGATCTACGCGCCGTTCGACCTGCCCGGCGCGGTCACGCGGGCCCTCGACCGAATCGCCCCGGCGCTGCTGGTGCTGATCGATACCGAGCTGTGGCCGACCCTGCTGCGCGCCTGCCGGCGGCGGGGCGTCCGGACGCTGGTGGCGAACGGACGGATTTCCGACCGGTCCTACCGTCGCTACCGCCGCGTGCGCGGCTTCATGCGGCACGTCCTGGCCGACGTCGACCGCATCTGCGCGCAGACCGACGACTGGCGCGGCCGGTTCATCGACATCGGCGCCGACCCCCAGCGGGTGACGGTCACCGGCAACCTCAAGTTCGACGCAGCGGGCGCCCCGGCCAACCGGGCCGACGCGCCGGGCGGCGCCGGTGATCCCCTCCTGGCCACGTTCGCCTTCGCCCGTGACCGACCGGTGGTGATGGCGGCCAGCACCCTGGCCGGCGAGGAGGAGCCGGTCCTTCGCGCCTTCGCGGCCATCCGCGAGACGTCGCCCGACGCGCTGCTGATCGTGGCGCCGCGGCATCCCGAGCGCTTCGACGATGCGCACGCCCTCGCCGAACAGGCCGGGTTCGCGGTCGCGCGGCGCAGCGGGCTGGCAACGGGCGCGGACCCCGGCACAAGCGTCATCGTCCTCGACACGATGGGCGAGTTGCCGCGGCTCTTCCCGACGGCGTCGGTCGTCTTCGTCGGCGGCAGCTTGGTCCCGGCCGGCGGTCACAACGTGCTGGAGCCGGCGGCGGCGGGTCGTGCCATTGTGGTGGGACCGCACATGGAGAACTTCCCGCAGGTGGCGCGGCAGTTGCTCGCGGCAGGCGGCCTGCTGCAGGCGCGCGACGCGGCTGAACTGGCAGCCATGTTGGCTGAGCTCGTGCGGGACGACGCGCGACGCGAGACCCTCGGGGCGGCAGCCCGGCAGGTGGTCGAGGCGAACCGGGGCGCGACGGACCGGACGCTGGCGGCGGCGGCGGAGCTGCTGGCATGCTGAGCGCGGTCTACGGCGCGATCGCGGCGCGACGCCGGTCCTTCTACCAGTCGCATCCCGACGCGTTGCGGCGGCTCGCGCGGCCCGTGGTCAGCATCGGCGCCCTCGCGGCCGGCGGGCGCGGCAAGACGCCGGTAGCCGCGCTCGTGGCCAGGCTGCTGCGTGACGCGGGCGAGCGTCCGGCCATTCTGAGCCGGGGCTACGGCCGGCGGACGACGGCCGACGGCGTGGTCGTCGTCCGGGCCGGGGCGCGCGATCCGGCGCCAGTCGACCTCGCCGGCGACGAGCCGCGCATGCTGGCGGAACAGGTGGATGCGACGGTTCTCGTGAGCGAGGACCGCTTCGTCGCCGGACGCCTCGCGGAAACCCGTTTCGGCGCCACCGTCCACATCCTCGACGACGGGTTCCAGCATCTGCATCTCGCGCGCACCGTGGACCTGCTGCTGATCGACCCGGCGGATCCGGACCGGCGAACGCTGCCCTTCGGGCCATTGCGCGAGCGGCCCGACACCGCCCGGCTGGCCGACGCGCTGATCGTCGACTCGCCGGACGAGGAGGCGGCGGCTTCCGTCGCCGAACGGCTCGGCGCCGGCAACTGGTTCCGCCTTGCGCGGTCCAACGCGCCGCCCCGAGTGGTGGCGGCGGGCGACGGCTCCGCCCCGACCCCGGAATCGGTTCCGGCGCCCGGTGCGCGGGTCGTCGCCGCCGCCGGCATCGCCGCGCCGGAACGCTTCACGGCGACGCTGCGCGACGCCGGGTACGACGTTGCCGAGACGGTCGCATTCGCCGATCACCACCGCTTCACGCCGGGCGACATACAGAAGCTGGCCGCGCGCGCGCAGGCGGCGGGTGCGGACGCCGTCCTGACGACGGAGAAGGACGCGGTCCGGCTGGCGCCGATGGCGCCGTTTCCGGTCACCCTGGCCGCCGTGCCGCTCAGGGTCGCGGTGGATCCGGCGGAACGGTTCCGCGAGTGGCTGCTCGCGCGCGTCGCGGCCGGAGGCGGCGAATGAACGTGCGGTTTCGGCACCGCGTCGAGTACGCCATCGTGCAGGCGTTCCGGGGCATGGTCCGCATCGCCCCGCGGCGCGTCAGCCTGGCCGTCGGCTCGGCCCTCGGCGCGCTGTTCCACCGGCTCCACGCGTCGCGCCGGGAGGTGGGAGCCGACAACCTGCGCGCCACGTTCCCGGAGATGACCGAGCCGGAGCGCCGCAAGATCCTCAACGCCACGTTCCGCCAGATCGGCCGGCACGTGATCGACTTCCTCAACTTCGACGCGATGTCGCGCGAGCAGATGATGCCGCTGATCGACATGGAGGGGGGCGAGCATGTCGAGCGGGCCCGGGCGGAGGGCCGGGGCGTCATGTACTTCGCGGGACACTACGGCAGCTGGGAGCTGCAGATCATCGTGCACGCCTTGCACTACTCGCCGATCACGATGATCGCCCGCAAGCTCGACAACCCGCTCCTGGAGCGGCTGATCGAACAGATTCGGACGCGCGTCGGCACCCGCGTGCTGCCGCGCCAGGGGGCGACGCGCGGTCTGCTGCGGGCGTTGCGCGAGGGAGAGTCCGTCGGCATGATGATCGATCAGCACATTTCCGACCGGAGCGCCATCCGGATCGACTTTCTCGGGCGGCCGGCCGCCACCACCACCGCCATCGCCTCGTTCGCGCTCCGGTTCGACGCGCCGATCATC includes:
- the lpxK gene encoding tetraacyldisaccharide 4'-kinase, which translates into the protein MLSAVYGAIAARRRSFYQSHPDALRRLARPVVSIGALAAGGRGKTPVAALVARLLRDAGERPAILSRGYGRRTTADGVVVVRAGARDPAPVDLAGDEPRMLAEQVDATVLVSEDRFVAGRLAETRFGATVHILDDGFQHLHLARTVDLLLIDPADPDRRTLPFGPLRERPDTARLADALIVDSPDEEAAASVAERLGAGNWFRLARSNAPPRVVAAGDGSAPTPESVPAPGARVVAAAGIAAPERFTATLRDAGYDVAETVAFADHHRFTPGDIQKLAARAQAAGADAVLTTEKDAVRLAPMAPFPVTLAAVPLRVAVDPAERFREWLLARVAAGGGE
- a CDS encoding lysophospholipid acyltransferase family protein — its product is MNVRFRHRVEYAIVQAFRGMVRIAPRRVSLAVGSALGALFHRLHASRREVGADNLRATFPEMTEPERRKILNATFRQIGRHVIDFLNFDAMSREQMMPLIDMEGGEHVERARAEGRGVMYFAGHYGSWELQIIVHALHYSPITMIARKLDNPLLERLIEQIRTRVGTRVLPRQGATRGLLRALREGESVGMMIDQHISDRSAIRIDFLGRPAATTTAIASFALRFDAPIIPVFALPKADGRYRMVYEPPIEPPDDDDPDPIRTCTRRCTERLEARIRAEPHLWLWMHRRWR
- a CDS encoding 3-deoxy-D-manno-octulosonic acid transferase, which codes for MYSVYTALLVLYALFRLPPMVYAAWRRGKRTGDVGQRFGRLPASVNPDGRPAIWIHAVSVGETLAARPLARAFRCAYPSHRLILSTTTVTGQAVAQRFAGDGEVDAVIYAPFDLPGAVTRALDRIAPALLVLIDTELWPTLLRACRRRGVRTLVANGRISDRSYRRYRRVRGFMRHVLADVDRICAQTDDWRGRFIDIGADPQRVTVTGNLKFDAAGAPANRADAPGGAGDPLLATFAFARDRPVVMAASTLAGEEEPVLRAFAAIRETSPDALLIVAPRHPERFDDAHALAEQAGFAVARRSGLATGADPGTSVIVLDTMGELPRLFPTASVVFVGGSLVPAGGHNVLEPAAAGRAIVVGPHMENFPQVARQLLAAGGLLQARDAAELAAMLAELVRDDARRETLGAAARQVVEANRGATDRTLAAAAELLAC